In the Populus trichocarpa isolate Nisqually-1 chromosome 1, P.trichocarpa_v4.1, whole genome shotgun sequence genome, one interval contains:
- the LOC7467071 gene encoding uncharacterized protein LOC7467071 yields MGNCSLKGVMEDCPNNIRVLTDSGGIVEFKGPKLAKDVLREYPGYSIFRQGHASSPLSTHEYLLGGQFYCLLPPQNEQKLCDTKVISQAQGMGLATEKVAMEWINEIEPPKMSSSTAAMDYVDDLATGPVLEVLPALGDGVWRVKLVIGTKQLEEILSEQVNTEALIEKMRMAASSANLTPRRSKSSWKPALSNVFRVPH; encoded by the coding sequence ATGGGAAATTGCTCTCTCAAAGGGGTTATGGAAGATTGTCCTAACAACATCAGGGTTTTAACAGATTCTGGGGGTATTGTAGAGTTCAAGGGTCCTAAGTTAGCCAAAGATGTCCTTCGTGAATATCCAGGTTACAGCATTTTTAGGCAGGGTCATGCTTCATCTCCATTGTCTACCCATGAGTACCTACTTGGTGGCCAATTTTACTGTCTTCTTCCACCTCAGAATGAGCAGAAATTATGTGACACTAAAGTTATTAGCCAAGCTCAAGGCATGGGGCTGGCCACAGAGAAGGTAGCTATGGAGTGGATTAATGAGATTGAGCCACCAAAGATGTCATCCAGTACAGCAGCAATGGATTATGTAGACGACTTAGCAACCGGACCGGTGCTCGAGGTCCTGCCTGCGCTAGGGGATGGGGTTTGGAGAGTGAAGTTGGTGATCGGCACCAAGCAGTTGGAAGAAATTTTGTCTGAACAAGTGAATACCGAGGCCTTGATTGAGAAAATGAGAATGGCAGCAAGCTCAGCGAATCTGACGCCTCGGCGTAGCAAGAGTTCTTGGAAGCCAGCGCTCTCTAATGTATTCAGGGTTCCACATTAA
- the LOC7467070 gene encoding DCD domain-containing protein NRP-B: MENNQQSFYQFSDQLRVQTSNLANLSLNDSIWSNSYGSKRPDERRNFDIRVGGEVNNLKQKGSDLNSFSDGWNPINDIKQKGSGLNLFNDGWNSVNDLKPKGSNLNLFDDGWSSVNDLKPKGSNLNVFSDGYNLKPKGSDLNVFNDGWKMGSSANNYGVSPIGPIGHFVGGSQKNIGINGGFNKGIYSKNNNIHNSNVNVSVKGNKNKGDDDFGSKSSKKNSSKKSNSNENNDSKSAADKRFKTLPPSESLPRYETIGGYIFVCNNDTMAENLKRELFGLPPRYRDSVRQITPGLPLFLYNYSTHQLHGVFEAASFGGTNIDPAAWEDKKCPGESRFPAQVRVMTRKICAPLEEDSFRPILHHYDGPKFRLELNIPEALSLLDIFEEQNP, from the exons ATGGAGAATAACCAGCAATCATTTTATCAGTTCAGTGATCAGCTCAGGGTGCAGACATCAAATTTAGCTAATCTGTCACTCAATGATTCTATATGGAGCAATTCATACGGGTCAAAGAGGCCAGATGAAAGGAGGAATTTTGATATCAGAGTTGGTGGTGAAGTTaacaatttgaagcaaaaagggTCTGATTTGAATAGTTTCAGTGATGGATGGAATCCTATTAATGATATTAAGCAGAAAGGTTCTGGTTTGAATCTATTCAATGATGGGTGGAACTCTGTTAATGATCTGAAGCCGAAAGGGTCTAACTTGAATCTGTTCGATGATGGGTGGAGTTCTGTCAATGATTTGAAGCCGAAAGGGTCTAACTTGAATGTGTTCAGTGACGGTTACAATCTGAAGCCAAAAGGTTCTGACTTGAATGTGTTCAATGATGGATGGAAGATGGGGTCTAGTGCTAACAATTATGGGGTCAGTCCAATTGGACCTATTGGTCACTTTGTTGGTGgatctcaaaaaaatattgggatCAATGGAGGTTTCAATAAAGGGATCTATTCAAAGAACAATAATATCCATAACAGTAACGTTAATGTTAGTGTGAAGGGTAACAAGAACAAGGGAGATGATGATTTTGGAAGCAAGAGTAGCAAAAAGAATAGCAGCAAGAAGAGTAATagtaatgaaaataatgatagTAAGAGTGCTGCTGATAAGAGGTTTAAGACACTGCCACCATCTGAGTCTTTGCCTAGGTATGAAACAATTGGTGGATATATCTTTGTCTGCAACAATGATACCATGGCAGAGAATCTCAAGAGAGAGCTTTTTG GCTTGCCTCCCCGATACCGCGATTCCGTGAGGCAGATCACTCCAGGCTTGCCCCTTTTCCTCTACAACTACTCCACTCATCAACTCCATGGAGTTTTTGAG GCTGCAAGTTTTGGAGGAACAAACATCGATCCCGCAGCCTGGGAAGACAAGAAATGTCCCGGCGAATCACGCTTCCCTGCTCAG GTGAGAGTTATGACAAGGAAAATCTGTGCGCCACTTGAAGAGGACTCTTTCCGGCCAATTCTCCATCACTACGATGGCCCCAAGTTCCGCCTTGAACTCAACATTCCAGAG GCACTGTCTCTCTTGGACATCTTTGAAGAACAAAACCCTTGA
- the LOC7472700 gene encoding probable beta-D-xylosidase 6 has product MVANGRCLFFLLLFLSLSPSNSKSVANPQFPCKPPTHNTYSFCNKSLPITRRAQSLISHLTLQEKIQQLSDNASGIPRLGIPHYEWWSESLHGISINGPGVSFKNGGPVTSATGFPQVIVSAASFNRTLWFLIGSAIAIEARAMYNVGQAGLTFWAPNINIFRDPRWGRGQETPGEDPMVASAYAIEFVKGFQGGHWKNGTETESTDRHGIGQKRVLLGEDGEINDDKLMLSACCKHSTAYDLEKWGNFSRYSFNAVVTEQDMEDTYQPPFRSCIQKGKASCLMCSYNEVNGVPACAREDLLQKPRTEWGFKGYITSDCDAVATIFEYQNYSKSPEDAVAIALKAGMDINCGTYVLRNAQSAVEKGKLQEEDIDRALHNLFSVQLRLGLFDGDPRKGQFGKLGPKNVCTKEHKTLALEAARQGIVLLKNDKKLLPLNKKAVSSLAIIGPLANMANSLGGDYTGYPCDPQSLFEGLKAYVKKTSYAIGCLDVACVSDTQFHKAIIVAKRADFVIIVAGLDLSQETEEHDRVSLLLPGKQMSLVSSVAAASKKPVILVLTGGGPLDVSFAKGDPRIASILWIGYPGEAGAKALAEIIFGEYNPGGRLPMTWYPESFTEVSMTDMNMRPNPSRGYPGRTYRFYTGNRVYGFGGGLSYTNFTYKILSAPSKLSLSGSLSSNSRKRILQQGGERLSYINVNEITSCDSLRFYMQILVENVGNMDGGHVVMLFSRVPTVFRGAPEKQLVGFDRVHTISHRSTEMSILVDPCEHLSVANEQGKKIMLLGGHGLMLGDLEHFVTIQIY; this is encoded by the exons ATGGTGGCCAACGGGAGatgccttttctttctcctattattcctctccctctccccctcCAACTCTAAATCAGTAGCAAATCCTCAGTTTCCATGCAAACCACCAACCCATAACACCTACTCCTTCTGTAACAAATCCTTACCCATCACTAGAAGAGCCCAGTCTCTCATCTCTCACTTAACCCTCCAAGAAAAGATCCAGCAACTCTCAGACAATGCCTCAGGGATCCCCAGACTTGGCATCCCACACTATGAATGGTGGTCTGAGTCTCTCCATGGAATTTCCATTAATGGCCCAGGTGTGTCCTTTAAGAATGGAGGACCTGTTACTTCAGCCACTGGTTTTCCTCAAGTTATTGTCAGCGCTGCTTCTTTTAATAGGACTCTTTGGTTCTTGATTGGATCAGCTATTGCCATCGAGGCTAGAGCTATGTACAATGTTGGCCAAGCAGGGTTGACCTTCTGGGCacctaatattaatatttttagggaTCCCAGATGGGGGAGAGGCCAAGAAACTCCTGGTGAGGATCCTATGGTGGCTTCTGCTTATGCTATTGAGTTTGTCAAAGGTTTCCAAGGTGGGCATTGGAAAAATGGTACTGAGACTGAGAGTACTGATAGACATGGGATTGGACAGAAGAGGGTACTGTTAGGAGAGGATGGCGAAATTAATGATGATAAGCTTATGCTCTCTGCTTGTTGCAAACATTCCACTGCTTATGACCTGGAGAAATGGGGCAATTTCAGCAGATATTCATTCAATGCTGTG GTTACAGAACAAGATATGGAGGATACGTATCAGCCTCCATTTCGTAGTTGCATACAAAAAGGCAAAGCAAGCTGCTTAATGTGTTCATATAATGAAGTTAACGGGGTGCCTGCTTGTGCAAGAGAGGATCTCTTACAAAAACCTAGAACAGAATGGGGATTCAAGGG ATACATCACCTCAGATTGTGATGCTGTGGCCACAATTTTTGAATATCAAAACTACTCCAAAAGCCCTGAGGATGCGGTTGCTATTGCTCTTAAAGCAG GAATGGATATTAATTGTGGAACATATGTGCTACGAAATGCTCAATCTGCTGTCGAGAAGGGCAAGTTACAAGAGGAAGATATAGATCGAGCTCTTCATAATCTTTTTTCAGTTCAACTCAGGCTAGGGCTGTTTGATGGAGACCCTAGAAAAGGGCAGTTTGGAAAACTTGGACCTAAAAATGTCTGTACCAAAGAGCACAAGACACTAGCACTTGAAGCAGCAAGGCAGGGAATTGTGcttctgaaaaatgataaaaaattactgcctttgaataaaaaagcTGTTTCTTCCTTGGCTATTATTGGTCCACTGGCAAACATGGCAAACAGTTTGGGTGGTGACTACACAG GATATCCATGTGATCCACAGAGTCTTTTTGAGGGACTTAAAGCCTACGTAAAGAAGACTTCTTATGCCATCGGTTGCCTTGATGTAGCTTGTGTTTCTGATACTCAGTTCCACAAAGCAATAATTGTTGCCAAAAGAGCTGATTTTGTAATTATTGTTGCTGGGCTTGATTTATCACAAGAAACTGAAGAGCATGACCGAGTTAGTCTTCTGTTACCTGGTAAACAAATGAGCCTTGTATCATCTGTTGCAGCAGCAAGTAAAAAACCAGTGATTCTAGTTCTTACTGGTGGAGGACCACTTGATGTATCATTTGCCAAAGGAGACCCAAGAATTGCTAGCATTCTTTGGATCGGGTACCCTGGTGAAGCTGGTGCAAAGGCACTTGCAGAAATCATCTTTGGAGAATATAATCCAG GTGGAAGATTGCCAATGACATGGTATCCGGAGTCATTCACTGAGGTATCGATGACTGATATGAACATGAGACCTAATCCTTCTCGTGGTTACCCAGGAAGAACCTATCGGTTTTACACTGGAAACCGAGTATATGGATTCGGTGGAGGCTTAAGCTACActaatttcacttacaagatcTTGTCAGCACCAAGCAAGCTAAGTTTGTCAGGCTCTTTGTCATCAAATTCTAGGAAGAGAATACTACAGCAGGGAGGAGAAAGATTAAGTTATATAAACGTCAACGAGATTACATCTTGCGATTCATTGCGATTCTATATGCAAATTTTGGTCGAGAATGTTGGAAATATGGATGGAGGCCACGTGGTGATGTTGTTCTCTAGAGTGCCAACAGTTTTCAGAGGCGCTCCAGAAAAACAGCTTGTTGGATTTGATCGAGTGCATACTATTTCCCACCGATCCACTGAAATGAGCATCTTGGTCGATCCTTGCGAGCATCTTAGTGTTGCAAACGAGCAAGGAAAAAAGATAATGCTGTTGGGTGGCCATGGCCTAATGTTAGGAGATCTGGAGCACTTTGTTACCATTCAAATTTATTGA